The following coding sequences are from one Paenibacillus sp. FSL R5-0912 window:
- a CDS encoding TOTE conflict system archaeo-eukaryotic primase domain-containing protein — protein MDNIEDKYNAALAHIEELKLEISRLRGVLGALEQENPGITVVESAAHQYSTVEDKLALYKSYFRGRDDVYPIRWSNKQGKSGYSSACANEWTCVCEKPRVKCSVCKHQNFLPLTSEVLSAHLDARQDRTIGIHPMLQDETCWFLALDFDKHDWIRPRGRGILHL, from the coding sequence ATGGACAATATCGAGGACAAATATAACGCGGCTCTGGCTCATATTGAGGAACTTAAACTTGAAATCAGCCGGTTGAGAGGTGTGCTGGGGGCTTTGGAACAAGAGAACCCAGGAATAACTGTTGTAGAATCCGCTGCCCACCAGTACTCTACCGTAGAGGATAAGCTCGCCCTGTATAAAAGTTATTTTCGCGGCAGAGACGATGTTTATCCGATTCGCTGGAGCAACAAGCAAGGCAAGTCCGGATACTCGTCCGCTTGCGCTAATGAATGGACTTGCGTTTGCGAGAAACCTAGGGTGAAATGCTCCGTTTGCAAACACCAGAACTTCCTGCCCCTTACAAGCGAAGTGCTGTCAGCCCATTTAGATGCACGGCAAGACCGCACAATTGGGATCCATCCCATGCTGCAGGACGAGACCTGCTGGTTTTTGGCCTTGGATTTTGACAAACACGATTGGATTAGACCCAGAGGCAGAGGGATTCTGCACCTGTGA
- a CDS encoding ABC transporter permease, translated as MKAGVVEPIANPEINQKKRGILRRMYKQRYLQIMALLGVIWMLVFNYFPMYGIVIAFKDYDIIGSIGSAPWAGLEHFREFFEDENMGYVVKNTLGISALRLLIGFPLPILFAIVLNEMRSVRFKKSVQTISYLPYFLSWVILGGILTTWLSDVGIINHLLSKLHLIQEPVNFLAEPKYFWGIAVISGIWKELGWSAIIYLAAISGVSPELYEAAKIDGAGRFQRIRSITLPSIAGTISILFILAVSGILNSNFDQIMVLRNSLNESASSVIDIYIYQTGLQNARFSYSTAVSLVKSVIALLLLLASNSFTKRVNNTSLF; from the coding sequence ATGAAGGCTGGAGTGGTGGAACCCATAGCAAACCCCGAGATAAACCAGAAAAAACGGGGAATCCTGCGCAGAATGTATAAACAACGTTATTTACAGATTATGGCCTTGCTTGGCGTGATCTGGATGCTTGTATTCAACTATTTTCCAATGTATGGAATTGTGATCGCTTTCAAAGATTACGATATTATCGGATCAATAGGCAGTGCCCCTTGGGCGGGGCTGGAGCATTTTCGGGAGTTCTTTGAAGATGAGAATATGGGGTACGTGGTCAAGAACACGCTGGGTATCAGCGCGTTACGCCTTTTGATCGGGTTTCCTTTACCGATTCTGTTTGCCATTGTACTTAATGAGATGCGATCCGTTCGTTTTAAGAAGAGTGTTCAGACGATTTCCTATTTACCGTATTTTTTATCCTGGGTCATTCTGGGGGGGATTTTGACAACCTGGTTGTCGGATGTAGGGATTATTAACCACCTGCTGTCCAAACTGCATCTTATTCAAGAGCCAGTGAACTTTCTTGCGGAACCCAAATATTTCTGGGGCATTGCCGTAATTTCAGGTATTTGGAAGGAGCTGGGCTGGTCAGCAATTATCTATCTGGCGGCGATCTCAGGAGTCTCACCCGAGCTTTATGAAGCAGCAAAGATTGATGGCGCCGGACGCTTTCAGCGGATCAGAAGCATTACGCTTCCTTCTATCGCCGGAACGATATCCATCCTGTTCATTCTGGCAGTCAGCGGAATTCTTAATTCCAACTTTGATCAGATTATGGTTCTCCGCAACTCACTCAATGAAAGTGCAAGTAGTGTTATTGATATTTATATTTATCAGACCGGTCTGCAAAATGCCCGTTTCTCTTACTCTACAGCGGTGAGTCTCGTTAAGTCTGTCATTGCATTATTACTCCTGCTGGCAAGCAACAGCTTCACCAAGCGGGTCAATAATACATCGCTGTTCTAA
- a CDS encoding carbohydrate ABC transporter permease, protein MFRLSRRTGSEIVFDICNNLLMLLVCFATLYPVWYVLVNSFNEGMDAMLGNIYWWPRVFILDNYKAVFNNNGIMTAMGITVAKTVVGTVIHVFFTAMVAYALCSQELIGRKLYMIMGTITLFFGGGLIPTYLLIRDLGLLDNFWVYILPAAFSFYDLIIFMSFFREIPKGLEEAAKIDGANELTIFLRVIIPVSMPVIATIALFHGVYQWNDYFAGVIYINNSNLQPIQTYLYRVVAESSSNQMVSAMAGSVQKSVTSQSVKLATMVVTTVPIVMVYPFLQKYFVKGMMIGSIKG, encoded by the coding sequence ATGTTCCGACTAAGCCGGAGAACGGGCAGCGAAATCGTGTTTGATATATGCAATAACCTGCTGATGCTGTTAGTCTGCTTTGCCACGCTGTATCCCGTGTGGTATGTACTGGTCAATTCGTTCAATGAGGGCATGGATGCCATGCTGGGCAATATTTACTGGTGGCCGAGGGTCTTCATTCTCGACAACTACAAGGCGGTTTTTAACAATAATGGAATCATGACGGCTATGGGAATCACCGTGGCCAAAACTGTGGTGGGAACGGTTATTCATGTATTCTTCACCGCCATGGTCGCGTATGCCTTATGCAGTCAAGAGCTGATCGGGCGGAAGCTGTACATGATCATGGGAACCATTACGCTGTTCTTTGGAGGAGGCCTCATTCCGACCTATTTGTTGATCCGTGATCTTGGATTGCTGGACAATTTCTGGGTATACATTTTACCCGCCGCGTTCAGTTTCTATGATCTGATCATTTTCATGTCCTTTTTCCGGGAGATTCCGAAAGGGCTGGAGGAGGCGGCTAAAATTGACGGGGCGAATGAGCTTACGATTTTCCTCCGGGTGATCATTCCCGTCTCTATGCCGGTTATCGCTACAATCGCTTTGTTCCACGGTGTTTATCAATGGAATGATTATTTTGCCGGCGTAATCTATATCAACAATTCCAATCTACAGCCGATACAGACGTACTTATACAGGGTGGTTGCGGAATCCAGCTCCAATCAGATGGTGTCGGCGATGGCTGGCTCGGTGCAGAAGTCGGTTACCTCCCAGTCAGTCAAGCTGGCAACTATGGTGGTCACGACTGTTCCGATCGTTATGGTATATCCGTTCCTGCAGAAGTATTTTGTCAAGGGTATGATGATCGGTTCAATCAAGGGCTAA
- a CDS encoding extracellular solute-binding protein, which yields MIYSKKWLPSILALALTASLTACGGDGNNKDNTAKTDNNTAAPAVNADEPGWKSSTDPITFDWYLNYSWFADKWGTDKTTQYITKKTGVDINFIVPAGNENEKLNTMIASNNLPDFITLDWNSDAIDKMVQGGLVLPLNELADQYDPYFFKIADPDKLKWYTEKDGNVYGYPNQSSSPANFKENGDNFTSSNTFLVRKDIYEAIGKPDMRTPEGFLNALKAAKEKFPEVNGQPLIPFGTQEFTDMGNGSFGANLMDFLAIPYEKDGKLYDRSTDPEYIRWLKAFRQANEQGLIAKDIFIDKRPQMEEKIVQGRYFSMMFPRSDLQNQNITRYQQDPNSVYIAVDGPANSKQEQPKLSGPSIAGWALTLISKKVKDKERAIEFLTYIISEEGNKDLFFGEKGTTYDTIDGKEQFLPEVLNMYNNDRSTFAKTYGASYTFWMMMDPALNLKWAPASVEPIKQPEDWTRGKVVDNSIYANLDPAVSSPEGIALGKINTQWGKTLPKLILAVSEADFDKAWNEFLQYRKEHDWDKIQAYQQDAFEQNAAKLQN from the coding sequence ATGATTTATTCAAAAAAATGGCTGCCATCCATACTGGCACTTGCACTTACAGCCAGCCTGACTGCTTGTGGGGGCGACGGGAATAACAAAGACAATACAGCAAAGACCGATAATAATACTGCCGCACCTGCTGTCAACGCGGATGAGCCGGGGTGGAAGAGCTCTACAGATCCGATTACATTCGATTGGTATTTGAATTACTCCTGGTTTGCCGACAAGTGGGGTACTGACAAAACCACTCAATATATCACGAAAAAAACCGGTGTTGACATCAACTTTATCGTTCCAGCCGGAAACGAGAATGAAAAGCTGAATACGATGATCGCTTCCAACAATCTGCCTGACTTTATTACGCTGGACTGGAACTCCGATGCCATTGATAAAATGGTTCAAGGCGGCTTGGTATTGCCACTCAATGAGCTTGCCGATCAATATGATCCTTATTTCTTCAAAATTGCTGATCCGGACAAGCTGAAATGGTACACGGAGAAAGATGGAAATGTATATGGATATCCGAACCAGTCCAGTTCTCCGGCCAATTTCAAAGAAAATGGCGATAATTTCACCTCTTCCAATACCTTTCTTGTGCGTAAAGACATTTATGAGGCCATTGGCAAACCGGATATGAGAACACCGGAAGGCTTCCTGAATGCGCTCAAAGCCGCCAAAGAGAAATTCCCAGAGGTAAACGGACAACCGCTTATTCCCTTCGGGACACAGGAGTTTACGGATATGGGAAATGGCTCGTTTGGAGCAAATCTGATGGATTTCCTAGCTATTCCGTATGAAAAAGACGGTAAGCTATATGATCGCTCTACGGATCCGGAATACATCCGCTGGCTGAAAGCGTTCCGTCAGGCCAACGAACAGGGGCTGATTGCGAAGGATATTTTCATTGACAAGCGTCCGCAAATGGAAGAGAAAATTGTGCAAGGCCGTTACTTCTCTATGATGTTCCCGCGTTCCGATCTTCAGAACCAGAACATTACCCGTTATCAGCAAGACCCGAATTCGGTCTATATTGCTGTTGACGGGCCGGCGAATTCCAAGCAGGAGCAGCCGAAGCTGAGCGGACCGTCCATTGCGGGCTGGGCGCTCACCCTGATCTCCAAGAAAGTGAAGGATAAAGAAAGAGCGATCGAATTCTTGACTTATATAATCAGTGAAGAGGGCAACAAGGATTTGTTCTTTGGTGAAAAGGGCACCACGTATGATACTATTGATGGAAAAGAGCAATTTTTGCCGGAAGTTCTGAACATGTATAACAATGACCGTTCCACCTTTGCCAAAACATATGGAGCCTCCTACACATTCTGGATGATGATGGACCCTGCACTCAACTTAAAATGGGCTCCGGCATCGGTAGAACCGATTAAACAGCCGGAGGACTGGACCCGCGGCAAAGTGGTCGATAACTCCATCTATGCGAATCTGGACCCGGCCGTTTCCTCTCCGGAGGGAATTGCACTTGGAAAGATTAATACCCAATGGGGAAAGACATTGCCTAAGCTCATTCTGGCTGTGTCAGAGGCTGATTTCGATAAGGCATGGAATGAATTCCTGCAATACCGCAAGGAACATGATTGGGACAAAATTCAAGCCTATCAGCAGGATGCATTTGAACAAAATGCTGCTAAGCTCCAGAACTGA
- a CDS encoding sensor histidine kinase — MTYIIVILIPTTIFSGYILDVNYQNSITSIITKNEYLLNMEKKNIQNHMEAMELTSQLALSDRDVLDYMLSNREFSAEELIKFNNYSYHNLQYIMSNNPNISNLRFFTGNEYAREIWPIIYNERRISGEVWAKEFYEQPEEVWWTIYSGPEELRSRVGAGSQDYLNFASLVREIKYPLEQHLALMQVNMRLDVLFSNIYSNLQEASTQLLAMDRNSRLYFNDTSVFYTKIPTKEIRNEFMLKSRGDEGDFQFTYGGVPYLCVYIGIDRLDSKLLSVVSLETSYNDMNKTRLSIGGATLLLVLILSLITYKLLSVILKRLHLLRDSMKKVRQGDFNVEIPQLGGDEVGELGNHIRQMLNKINELIAEAVIKQASSKEAELNSLKNQIDAHFLYNTLENLKMLAEIEGQLVISDTLTSLGSMLRYNLHWTTHYVRLYEEIQHIQNYIAVMNIRYGGRLQLQLDHHQPHRQQEILKMSLQPIVENALKYGMNAPGMRKRGLIISIHTYKQGDFMYIEIRDNGAGISAERLDHINSTLKWESGVQAVYTTNGNAARSGKESAFDASGGGIGLRNVHLRIQLHYGKTSGLWLESVEGEYTKIMIKIPYLILSGGLAE; from the coding sequence TTGACTTATATTATTGTTATTCTGATTCCGACAACGATATTCTCCGGTTATATTCTTGACGTCAACTACCAAAACAGCATCACAAGTATCATCACCAAGAATGAGTATTTACTTAATATGGAGAAGAAAAATATCCAGAATCACATGGAGGCCATGGAACTAACTTCGCAACTCGCGCTGTCTGACCGTGATGTGCTGGATTACATGCTCAGCAACCGGGAGTTTTCGGCTGAGGAACTGATTAAATTTAACAACTACTCATATCATAACCTGCAATATATTATGTCCAACAATCCTAATATCAGTAATTTGCGGTTCTTCACCGGCAATGAATATGCCCGGGAAATCTGGCCGATTATCTATAACGAGCGCCGAATCTCCGGCGAGGTCTGGGCCAAAGAGTTCTACGAACAACCGGAAGAGGTATGGTGGACGATCTATAGCGGCCCCGAAGAGCTGCGCAGCAGGGTGGGAGCGGGGAGCCAGGATTACTTGAACTTTGCCAGTCTGGTCCGGGAAATCAAATATCCGCTGGAACAGCATTTAGCATTAATGCAGGTTAATATGCGGCTGGACGTGTTATTCTCGAATATTTACAGCAACCTGCAGGAAGCTTCTACGCAGCTGCTTGCGATGGATCGGAACTCCCGGCTGTACTTCAACGATACCTCCGTCTTTTATACAAAAATTCCCACTAAGGAAATCAGAAATGAATTTATGCTTAAATCCAGAGGAGATGAGGGGGACTTTCAGTTTACCTATGGGGGAGTTCCATATTTGTGTGTCTATATCGGCATAGACAGGCTGGATAGTAAGCTGCTGAGCGTCGTTTCATTGGAAACGTCCTACAATGATATGAATAAAACCAGGCTGTCCATCGGCGGGGCCACCCTGCTGCTGGTGCTGATTCTCTCGCTGATTACATATAAGCTGCTGTCTGTGATTCTGAAGAGGCTGCATCTTTTGCGTGATTCCATGAAGAAGGTCCGTCAGGGTGATTTTAATGTAGAGATTCCTCAGCTTGGCGGCGATGAAGTGGGAGAACTCGGCAATCATATCCGCCAAATGCTGAATAAAATCAATGAACTGATTGCAGAAGCGGTTATCAAGCAAGCTTCTTCAAAAGAGGCCGAGCTAAACTCTCTCAAAAACCAGATCGATGCCCACTTTCTGTATAATACTCTGGAAAATTTGAAGATGCTGGCGGAAATAGAGGGACAGCTGGTCATTTCCGATACGCTAACCTCCCTTGGATCAATGCTGCGCTATAATTTGCACTGGACGACGCACTATGTGCGTTTATATGAAGAGATTCAGCATATTCAGAATTATATTGCGGTTATGAATATTCGTTACGGCGGCAGATTACAGCTGCAGCTTGATCATCATCAGCCACACCGGCAACAGGAGATCCTCAAGATGTCGCTCCAGCCTATAGTGGAAAATGCGCTCAAATACGGAATGAATGCCCCCGGAATGCGAAAACGCGGGCTGATTATTTCGATTCACACGTATAAGCAGGGAGATTTCATGTATATTGAAATCCGGGATAACGGGGCGGGGATCTCCGCTGAACGCCTGGATCATATTAATTCAACGCTTAAGTGGGAATCCGGTGTTCAAGCGGTGTACACGACCAACGGCAATGCTGCCCGCTCGGGTAAGGAGTCCGCCTTTGATGCTTCAGGGGGCGGTATCGGTCTGCGAAATGTTCATTTGCGTATTCAATTGCATTACGGAAAGACCAGCGGTCTATGGCTAGAGAGTGTCGAAGGTGAATATACAAAGATTATGATTAAAATTCCTTATTTAATTCTCTCGGGGGGACTGGCGGAATGA
- a CDS encoding response regulator transcription factor, with the protein MKRNLLIVDDEENIRIGIRAMLEREYPGDYNYFFAEDGEEALQQLNREAFDILMTDIRMPVMDGLSLIERIQQLEHHPAVVIISGYDDFEYAKQAIRFEVRDYLLKPIVRSELRQTFSRLEQTLQREQEISGMLSKATQREQDYRQNEMYYILMNPEIDGEELSKRLGFAGLENLQAGCFVVLIQEAEASGGTKGSGMLYARVEEFIRTGPSADDRHFLDKEGRSLAIIHDELRLAELSELLRQDRLISCQIAISDRMYQPEQFKTAYAQALKTLRYFFLKSAAGILHYGQLKDKSGDFVIPTEDIIKVGNMIGTGREQEMQRLLSQVLDYHTILDNDISYLERISTAINELIFDKVFNDYGKEAVDIIKVYRRIGYLYNSRNFQDYYHGVENLLNQMNDFIMGIKSAHLNRKEMEKALHFIEQNFSRSDFNLALVSNHVSFNYSYFSSAFKDYMGMSFSQYLKKVRLVRAKELLESSTYKVYEVSAKVGFENPKHFNKVFREAEGISPLEFRLTAGLKNHSILPENMKEDKQE; encoded by the coding sequence ATGAAGCGCAACTTGCTCATCGTAGATGACGAGGAGAATATCCGTATTGGCATTCGGGCCATGCTGGAGCGGGAGTATCCAGGAGACTATAACTATTTCTTTGCCGAGGACGGGGAGGAAGCGCTGCAGCAGTTAAACCGGGAGGCCTTTGACATCCTGATGACTGATATTCGGATGCCGGTCATGGACGGTCTCTCCCTGATCGAGCGCATCCAACAACTCGAGCATCATCCTGCCGTGGTCATTATCAGCGGTTACGACGACTTCGAATACGCAAAGCAAGCCATACGGTTTGAAGTCAGGGATTATTTATTGAAGCCCATTGTGCGCAGTGAGCTGCGCCAAACCTTTTCCCGGCTGGAGCAGACCCTGCAACGGGAGCAAGAAATCAGCGGCATGCTGAGTAAGGCAACGCAGAGAGAGCAGGATTACCGGCAGAATGAAATGTACTATATTCTGATGAATCCGGAAATTGATGGGGAGGAATTAAGTAAACGGCTGGGTTTCGCGGGGCTTGAGAATCTGCAGGCAGGATGCTTCGTAGTCCTGATCCAGGAAGCCGAGGCGAGTGGCGGAACAAAGGGAAGCGGCATGCTGTATGCACGCGTTGAGGAATTTATTCGTACGGGACCATCGGCAGACGATCGCCATTTTCTGGACAAGGAGGGCAGGTCTCTGGCTATTATTCATGATGAGTTACGGTTAGCGGAGCTATCGGAGCTTCTTCGTCAAGACCGCCTGATTTCTTGTCAGATCGCTATCAGTGACCGGATGTACCAGCCGGAACAGTTCAAGACAGCCTATGCTCAGGCATTGAAAACACTGAGATACTTTTTTCTTAAATCGGCAGCAGGCATTCTTCATTACGGGCAGCTCAAGGATAAGTCCGGAGACTTTGTAATTCCGACGGAGGATATTATCAAGGTCGGCAATATGATTGGTACCGGCCGTGAACAGGAAATGCAGCGGCTGCTGTCTCAGGTACTGGATTATCACACAATACTGGACAATGACATTTCCTACCTGGAGAGAATTAGCACTGCAATTAATGAATTGATTTTCGACAAGGTCTTTAATGATTACGGCAAGGAAGCGGTTGATATTATTAAAGTGTACCGGCGGATTGGCTACTTGTACAACTCCCGGAATTTTCAGGATTATTATCATGGAGTAGAGAATCTCCTGAATCAAATGAATGATTTTATCATGGGAATCAAATCGGCCCATCTGAACCGGAAAGAAATGGAAAAGGCGCTGCATTTCATTGAACAGAACTTTAGCCGCAGTGATTTCAATCTGGCGCTGGTCTCCAACCATGTTTCATTCAATTATTCGTATTTCAGTTCAGCGTTCAAGGATTATATGGGGATGAGCTTCAGCCAGTATCTGAAGAAGGTAAGACTAGTCAGGGCAAAGGAACTGCTGGAGAGCAGTACTTATAAAGTATACGAGGTCAGCGCAAAGGTGGGTTTCGAGAATCCAAAGCATTTCAATAAGGTATTCCGGGAAGCTGAAGGGATATCTCCGCTGGAGTTCCGCTTGACTGCCGGCTTAAAGAACCACTCGATCTTGCCGGAAAATATGAAGGAGGATAAGCAGGAATGA
- a CDS encoding glycoside hydrolase family 3 protein, translated as MKYIIEPSRKMRELAEGWDFRRLLNQVCCPTNARIGKQMSEFGAMFFFAGDKDALNEEIASFRASCEIPPFIVTDLENGPGEMIQGSQRFPHMMGISQTDSPELAYEIGRAAALEAGQIGYNWTFSPVVDQAMVPDSPVVSSRSAGQRPEQIIKMAGAYMRGLQDNGMMATIKHFPGDGYDTVDQHLTTPVNHLSREAWLQGPGRVFRELIESGAMAVMPGHIALPAFDSPDERGMYPPATVSRALLQDLLRGELGFKGLIVTDAMEMGGIAGFMNYYDACAAALEGGCDMLLFPRIEERFYLEMERRYNEGKLTRSTLIERACRVLSLKEQLGLIAADSSQVRDREQPDRKAISRLAERAVAESLTLVRDRPALIPFPLNPGTRILHVVIMNYHNRYTELYERIKYELEQYSDHVDQWIDPGPGELFTAALPGTYDLILCSIGSRQDYGLNVTRLHGEVARNMMGGWTKLGTPVVFISHFHPFVHKEFNASIDTIINTYGDIECTASMVVAAIAGERPFRRELAVHD; from the coding sequence ATGAAATACATTATTGAGCCTTCCCGGAAAATGCGTGAATTGGCAGAAGGATGGGACTTTCGCAGGCTGCTGAATCAGGTGTGTTGTCCCACTAACGCCCGGATCGGGAAGCAGATGTCTGAATTTGGCGCGATGTTCTTTTTTGCCGGAGATAAAGATGCCTTAAATGAAGAAATCGCATCCTTCCGTGCGAGTTGCGAAATCCCGCCGTTTATTGTAACGGACTTGGAAAATGGTCCCGGCGAAATGATACAAGGCTCGCAGCGCTTTCCTCATATGATGGGGATAAGCCAGACGGATTCGCCTGAACTGGCATATGAAATTGGCCGTGCAGCCGCTCTGGAAGCCGGACAAATCGGCTATAACTGGACCTTCTCCCCTGTGGTGGATCAGGCAATGGTTCCGGATAGTCCGGTGGTTTCCAGCCGCAGCGCCGGGCAAAGACCTGAGCAGATTATCAAGATGGCCGGAGCCTATATGCGGGGACTGCAGGACAACGGAATGATGGCTACGATCAAGCATTTTCCGGGAGACGGGTATGATACAGTGGACCAGCATTTAACAACACCGGTGAATCATCTGTCGCGGGAGGCATGGCTCCAGGGACCTGGACGTGTTTTTAGGGAGCTGATTGAATCTGGTGCTATGGCTGTGATGCCGGGACATATCGCCTTGCCGGCGTTTGACAGTCCTGATGAGCGGGGAATGTATCCTCCGGCCACAGTATCCCGTGCTTTGCTTCAGGACCTGCTGCGCGGAGAACTTGGTTTCAAGGGGCTGATTGTGACTGATGCGATGGAAATGGGCGGGATTGCCGGATTCATGAATTACTATGATGCCTGTGCGGCAGCGCTTGAAGGCGGCTGTGACATGCTATTGTTCCCCCGGATTGAGGAGCGGTTCTACCTTGAAATGGAACGCCGCTACAATGAGGGCAAGCTGACACGGAGTACATTAATCGAGCGCGCTTGCCGTGTGCTATCGTTGAAGGAACAACTGGGATTGATTGCGGCGGATTCTTCGCAGGTGCGTGATCGGGAGCAGCCCGACCGTAAAGCGATCTCGCGCTTAGCTGAACGGGCGGTTGCAGAGAGTCTGACACTGGTGAGAGACCGCCCTGCTCTGATTCCATTTCCGCTGAATCCTGGGACACGGATATTGCATGTGGTCATCATGAACTATCATAATCGTTATACTGAACTATATGAGCGGATCAAATATGAGCTTGAACAGTACTCGGATCATGTAGATCAGTGGATAGACCCCGGCCCGGGAGAATTATTCACCGCAGCGCTGCCCGGAACCTATGACCTCATTCTCTGTTCAATCGGCAGTCGGCAGGATTACGGTCTAAATGTCACCCGTCTGCACGGGGAGGTTGCCCGCAATATGATGGGGGGATGGACCAAGCTCGGTACCCCGGTTGTTTTTATATCCCATTTCCATCCGTTTGTTCATAAAGAATTCAACGCGTCCATAGATACAATCATTAATACTTATGGAGATATTGAGTGCACCGCTTCCATGGTGGTCGCCGCCATTGCAGGGGAGAGGCCCTTCCGCCGGGAGCTCGCCGTCCACGACTGA
- a CDS encoding class I SAM-dependent methyltransferase, which yields MLPLIGIDRDAAFIEYARQEAQEQGMNHITYIQGDILQIPLYDYGVPVTLNTHDLLIFNQSVSQEYMNLYKARLMTAEELNEIRLGGLGR from the coding sequence ATGCTTCCTCTTATAGGGATTGACCGCGACGCTGCTTTTATTGAATACGCCAGACAAGAAGCTCAAGAGCAAGGCATGAATCATATTACATACATACAAGGCGATATTCTACAAATCCCGCTTTATGATTATGGGGTTCCGGTGACGTTGAATACTCATGATTTGCTGATCTTTAATCAGAGTGTCTCACAGGAATATATGAATCTGTATAAAGCGAGGCTAATGACTGCAGAAGAGCTGAACGAGATTCGGCTGGGAGGACTTGGTAGATAA
- a CDS encoding VOC family protein: MPSFQQGTLARYPKGPGPDQEGTIMFADFMLENQWFSAMDSAHDHQFSFNEAISFMAKCDLQEAIDYYWISFLRFPKPSSAAA, translated from the coding sequence ATCCCGTCGTTTCAGCAAGGAACTCTTGCCCGCTATCCCAAAGGCCCGGGGCCTGACCAGGAAGGAACCATTATGTTCGCTGATTTCATGCTTGAGAATCAGTGGTTCTCCGCAATGGATAGTGCACATGATCATCAATTCAGCTTCAATGAGGCTATCTCCTTTATGGCGAAGTGCGACTTGCAGGAGGCGATTGATTACTACTGGATAAGCTTTCTGCGGTTCCCGAAGCCGAGCAGTGCGGCTGCCTGA
- a CDS encoding SGNH/GDSL hydrolase family protein, translated as MSEAVQVFPATDRYVKIIGRTHFYNEVLWLALSGGGVEFVFYGTKAEITVRGDQIASTLTNQARISIYVNGKQIIDDLVDQPTKTYTVFESDTEENVTVRIIKLSEAPMSTVGIQKITVDAVQGIKPTPVNVHRIEFIGDSITCGYGVDDEDALHSFSTATEDVTKAYAYLTAQELQADYSMVAYSGYGIISGYTENDRKLTSHLVPDYYEKVGKSEGRFDDTLDPQSVSWDFSKFVPDLIVINLGTNDDSYTREDADRQAEYAGQYVEFLKLVRRNNTHAPLLCTLGIMGDRLYPLVEQAVSSYIQETGDSNITSMRFAVQLEEDGYAADWHPSKLTHYKAAKQLVAQIKELMKWE; from the coding sequence GTGTCAGAGGCAGTTCAAGTTTTCCCGGCAACGGACAGGTATGTGAAAATCATCGGGCGGACCCACTTTTACAATGAAGTATTGTGGCTGGCGCTGTCCGGTGGAGGCGTGGAATTTGTATTCTATGGTACAAAAGCGGAAATTACAGTAAGGGGAGATCAGATAGCTTCCACACTTACGAATCAGGCCAGAATCAGCATTTACGTAAACGGAAAACAGATCATTGATGATCTGGTAGACCAGCCAACGAAAACCTATACGGTTTTCGAAAGTGATACCGAAGAGAATGTCACTGTAAGAATCATCAAATTATCGGAGGCGCCTATGTCAACGGTTGGGATTCAGAAGATTACCGTCGATGCCGTTCAGGGAATCAAGCCTACCCCGGTGAACGTACATAGGATTGAATTCATCGGCGATTCCATTACCTGCGGTTATGGGGTTGACGATGAGGATGCATTACATTCTTTTTCCACGGCTACGGAAGATGTCACGAAAGCTTATGCTTATCTAACGGCTCAAGAGCTTCAGGCTGACTACAGCATGGTGGCGTACAGCGGTTATGGCATCATTAGCGGCTACACGGAGAACGACCGGAAGCTCACTTCGCATCTTGTTCCAGATTATTACGAAAAAGTGGGCAAATCGGAAGGGAGGTTTGACGATACGCTGGACCCTCAATCCGTAAGCTGGGATTTCAGCAAATTTGTGCCCGATCTGATTGTCATTAATCTGGGGACGAATGATGATTCCTATACCCGGGAGGATGCTGACAGACAGGCAGAATATGCCGGACAGTATGTTGAGTTTCTAAAATTGGTCAGACGAAATAATACACACGCCCCGCTCCTGTGCACCTTGGGCATTATGGGAGACAGACTGTACCCTTTGGTTGAACAAGCGGTCAGCAGCTATATACAGGAAACAGGTGATTCCAATATCACTTCAATGCGGTTTGCCGTCCAACTGGAAGAAGATGGTTATGCAGCGGATTGGCATCCGTCGAAGCTCACTCATTACAAAGCGGCGAAGCAGCTGGTTGCTCAGATTAAGGAGCTTATGAAGTGGGAATAA